AGAGTGACCAGAAACGTGAAGACCCTGGGGTCTGAAGCTGGGCCTGAGGCTGAGGCACTGGGCCCTCCCCAAGAGCGTTCTGGGAAAGAACAGCCAGTAAGAAGTTCTCTATGGagccccccacccctgcctgcTAGTCTCGATACAGCTGCCCCTCCCCATTCAAGAAGAAGGGCTCTAGCGCTGCCAGTAGGGCTCACCTGCTCTGGGCGAGCTAGAGAAGGAAGCCAAAACCCGGCTCGAAGCAGCGCACTCCTGCAAACGGGCTCCTGGGTGAGGAGTGGGTGGCCCCCGGAGGCCCCCGTCCGCTTCCGGACGCGCCCCCACCCCGGGGCCGCGGGTCACAGCGCGCAGGCCCTATGCGTCGCGGTGCCGTCGGCGCCATGGCCGTGGCTGCGCTGATGCGTCTTGAGGGCGCCTTCGCGGGCGAAGCTCTTGCCGCAGCGCGCGCAGCAGAAGGGCCGCCGCTCCCCGAAGACCCCAGGGCGGCGCGGGTGCGGCGGCGGAGCGCGCGCGTGGATGCGCGCGTGGCTGAGCAGGAAGCGCGGCTCGCGGAAGCGGCGGCCACACTGCGCGCACTCGTGCGGCTTCTCGCCGCTGTGGATGCGCCGGTGCGCCAGCAGGTTCTGCTTGAGGCTGAAGCAGCGGCCGCAGTCAGGGCACGCGAACGGCCTCTCGCCCGTGTGCGTGCGCTGGTGCACCTCCAGGTTGTGCTTGACGCCAAAGGCCTTGCCGCACTCAGGGCACACGAAGGCGGTGCGGCCCGGGACCGCGTGCGCCTTCTGGTGCCGGATCAGGCTGGGCAGCTGGGGGAAGGTCTGGCCGCACAGCGGGCAGCGGTGGGGCGGTTCCTCCGCGGGCTGGTGGATGACCAGGCCGCGCTCGTCCCCCGGGGCCTCCTCCACTTCCCCGGCGGGGGACCCGCCTCCGGAGGTCACGGGCTCCGTCATGGGCACTTCCAGCGGCTCAGCAGCCCCTGGGGAGGCAGAAGCAGTGAGAGGAATCAGGCAGGGACTGCCCTCCTCCCCCAACCCTGTAAGATTTTGTTCAAGCCAGTCTTCCCGTGCTAAGATACACTATTTTCTCCTCTACCCCTAACTCACGTCTTGCTCCTCCTTTCTCAAGTGCCACCTCCTCCTAGAAGCCCTGACCCCTTGAGCCCTTCCTTAAACTATGCAGCCCAACCCTGTGGCCCTTAGCACCCTACGTGGTGGTCAGCCGTGACCGCCTCGGTCCCCCCACCAGGAACTGGTGAAAAACCAGGCCTGTCCCCACTCGGACTGGTACTTTCAGAGGCTGGCACCTCTCCGACCAGATTctcagggaggggtggggacGGACACCCCAAATCTGGAGGGAAGTGTAAGGCCATCTAGTTTAAGGAGCTTTTGCaaagcttaaaataaaaaaacaaaaaccctctaaACTTGAAAGTGACCTCGATTAAACACTAAAGGCATCATCGGCTCCTCATTTATCAAAACGAGGCAGGAGCTTAAAGGTTTTCGTCTCTGAGCCAACAGggaggctggggggagggggtcTACGCGTCACTCTTCTTTGTATCCCCACAGCCAGGCCTGGCCCAAGACCAAGCAACCGACTCAGGGCTCAACAAGGTCGCCAGCCTGCGTCACACCCCCATTCGTGCTGGTTCTCCAAAGGGTCCCTCTTGCCCAGGGCACTGCACTCTTCTTACGTTGCTTCCCATTGTCCTCACAACAGCCCAGCTGTACCGATGGGGAAACACAGACTCAGCAAAGTCCACacacctgcccaaggtcacacaggagcCAGAGCCAGGAATAGaccccaggtctcctgactctcTGCCTGGTCCTCTTTTCAGTGTGCTGCTGCTCAGCCACTGAACACCcctcacaacacacacacacacacacccagcccTCCAGAGCCAGCCATACCCAAAGGGTCCCTGCTCCTACAGGGCTACTGTCTGCGCCGCCACCACCAAGACTTGGGCTCCTGCTCCGGCAGAGAGCTGAGGCCAGCCAGAGCTGGACTACCTGCCGCCTCCCGCTTCCTACTCCACCGACCCTGCATGCCGGCCTTCCCCGGGCTTCAGATCTCACTGCTCACCACAGCCTCAGCCAACCTGTCTGCAGAGTGGGATCTCAGAGAAAGTGCCTCCTTGTTGCCCTGCCCTCAGCCAGAGATCAGGGTGGAACAGACCCTTGCCCTGGTGAAAGGGCAAGCACCACTTGCAACAGAACCTACCCACAAGTCTTTCCTAAGCAGCTGCACTGATATTTGCAAAGACAGACCATCATAGTCCCCTGGGCCAGTCTCTACTTGGCCCTGTCACTGAGCCAAGGGCCCACGGCTGTGGCCCCCGCCCCTCCCCAAGTTCCTCCTTTCCGCCCCACACTCACAGCCCAGGCTGCGCCCCCGTCTCTCCGGTCTCCAGCGGCGGCTTTTTCCTCAAGAGTCTGCGCTGCCCAGAGCAAATACGGTAACACTCCCGCAGCGACTCCCGCGGCCTTTCTTTCCTGCCCCCATAAATACGGCAAGCCTCCCGCAACGCTCTTCCTATCAAAAACTGCATTAATCAAAAGAGCTGAGCCTGCATAACCTTGCCAACTCCTGGGGCCGGAGCGACCCTGAGGAAATATGGTAAACTCTGCGTCGCAACCCCACCCCCACGAAAATACGTTAGGCCTCCCATACGGCTGCCGCAACCTACTGCACCCTTCTGCAAGGCCTGGCTGCCTTGGGGAAATAACGTAGTCCACCTCCTGCTTCCCCGCGCCCCGCCGGAGCCACACGACCCCCGATAAATACGCAATTTAGTCGCGGCACTCAGTCCCCTGAAAGGACCTGCGCAGCGCCCAGCAAATACGGTAGCGCCGCAGTGACGCGTTCCAGAGCTTTGGCCCAGATAAATACGGTAACGGCCAGCCTCGCCCGCCGTAGACCCCCGAGGGCTCCTCCCGCCGCAGCTGCCCAACAGCCCCGCGAGGCTGGGAGTCTAAACTCGCCTAAACCGGCTGACGGAATATGGGGTCCACCAGGGCCGGCCCAGGTCGGGCAGTGGGGCCGGGCGGGGGCTGGATGGGGGCCAGCGCCCTCCTCCCCCATCCTCCCACCCCAGTCATTCCCATTCAGGGTTCCCGAGGCCTTAAGTCCACAATTGGGGCATCGCCCTCTCCTCGCTCATTCAAAAGCCGGAATACTCTGGTCAGGCCAAAACTGCCCCCAACGTCTAGGCAACAGGATTTGGGGGCGCTGAAGcgctggtggcaccgtggttaagcggttggctgctaaccaaaaggttggcacttcaaatccaccagctgctccttggaaaccctatggggcagtcctactctgccctatagggtcactgtgagtcgaaatcgactcgatggcaaaggtttttttgtttgtttgttttcccaggAGGTACAAAGCCTTTCCTTGCTTAAGAGAAGCAGAGCCACGTGGTAGAATGTCCCCTCCCTCTCGGGAGCTCTAGTCGAAGCATCCCATAGACGAGCTGGTGTcacaggagaagcagccagctcaCAGAGGGCAGGGCTGAACTCCAGCCAGCCTTAGGCTGTCAGGTAATAACGCCCCTTACCTGTGCTTCCACCTGGAGTATCTCCCCCTGTATTACACCTTTCCCACAGAGATAATCACTTGTATGATTGTCTCATTTTATAGGCGGGAAACTGAAATAAATGGGGAGCACCTAGTGATTCCCCAGAGCCAAGGCGGGGCTGGACCCCACCCCCAGCATGCCAGGCACTGCAGAGCAGACCCAGGTGTGGTGTCAGGGACCCCAAGGAATGATCCATAAGGTGCCTCAGAATTCACACAGTCCAGTCCCACCGtttacagttgaagaaataagcctgagagggaaaggggttttcaaAGCACTGCTGTTGGACTCCCGTGGCAGGCCTCCTGCAATAGATGGTGGGTGTGGCTctaagggaaaccctgatggggtagtggttaagagcactgactgccaaccagaaggtcagcagttcgaatccaccgggcgctcctttgaaactcggtggggcagttctcttctgtcctgtagggttgctatgagtcggaatcgactcgacagcaatgggttcaaatGAACGGGTGGCTCTAAGCACCTTGGGCCCCCTGAGGCTTTGTGGGTGCTCAGCTGTGTGGACAGAACCCCAGAGGGGTCTGCTGGGCAGGAAGGACAGTTCTTTCCTCCCTACATCAGGACCCTGCTTCTAATACCACCAGATAGGACCCCCCACGCTGCTCCCCACATGACTGCACCCAGTTACGTGATACTCATAAGCCAGACACCCAAAGGACACTGGTGTTTAAAACAGGGCAGCAGGGAAGCCCAGAGGGACGAACCACCAGGATGGACGTTTGCCCCGATCCAGGGCCAAGTGTAGACTGAGTGTGGCTTTGGCATCAGACCCTCATCGCTATGGGTTGTAACCCTCCCCTGGACCTGGGATGTCTGACCGAGGAACAGGCACAGCAGCCACACCCCAGTTCGCCAGCTCCTGCAGACGCTGTCATCTGCCAGGGCAACCAGCCTTCCCCTCTTCTGCAAGCCATGAGAGAAATGGGACAATCAGAAATGACCAGCTTTCTAAAAGTCAGATATAGCCATGTTTTTAGCAGCATTTTATATGtaggccaggagccctggtggcacagtggttaagcactcagctgctgttatggattgccttgtgtcccccaaaaatatgtggcaacttggctaggctatgattccaagtattgtgtggttgtcgaccactttgtgatctgatgtgattttcctatgtgttgtaaatcctaacctctatgacgttaatcaatggcactgggttttcttttttttgtatgatgtTAATAGAACCCTTGAGGTACAGTGCTTAAGAATTACAGCAAGctactgctgctagccaaaatgtctgcagttcgaatccacctgctgttccttggaaactctatggggcagttctactccgtcctgtagggtcgctatcagtcagaatcaactcaacagcaatgggtttttggatgatgttaacaaggcaagattagaggcagttaatgaggcaggactcaattctcagaattaggttgtatcttgagtcaatctcttttgagatataaaagagagaagcaagtagaaaggaaagggacctcattaccaccaagcaataAGAGCCTGGAGCGGAGCGTGTCCTTCCGCCCCGGGGtctctgccctgagaagctcctagaccaggggaaggcagatgacaaggaccttcctcaagagctgccagagagagaaaatgttctcccggagctggcaccctgaatttggacttctagccccttaaactgtgagagaataagtttgttaaagccatccccttgtggtatttctgttatagcagcactagacaactaagacaac
This Loxodonta africana isolate mLoxAfr1 chromosome 8, mLoxAfr1.hap2, whole genome shotgun sequence DNA region includes the following protein-coding sequences:
- the LOC135232280 gene encoding zinc finger protein LOC728743 homolog; the protein is MTEPVTSGGGSPAGEVEEAPGDERGLVIHQPAEEPPHRCPLCGQTFPQLPSLIRHQKAHAVPGRTAFVCPECGKAFGVKHNLEVHQRTHTGERPFACPDCGRCFSLKQNLLAHRRIHSGEKPHECAQCGRRFREPRFLLSHARIHARAPPPHPRRPGVFGERRPFCCARCGKSFAREGALKTHQRSHGHGADGTATHRACAL